A region from the Mya arenaria isolate MELC-2E11 chromosome 2, ASM2691426v1 genome encodes:
- the LOC128210722 gene encoding monocyte to macrophage differentiation factor-like produces the protein MLRRNISFSVDTSKLKNERASHGEHYKPTDLEHLANMFTHGICIFPSLYGLKIMQERASSPTEVAALLIYGMALFFLFTTSTMYHSLSFARTKSKLKHCLHIGDRAVIYIFIAASYTPWLLLKDFGGVDNFFMWVVWVGAVLGIIYQFLFHSKYKSLEVVFYLIIGICPAYAVTHMTDPSGVHELAVGGVIYVAGVLFFKCDGIIPFAHAIWHCFVFLGAFVHFYAINTYLVGQHGKTENIVDRMV, from the exons ATGCTGAGAAGAAATATTTCGTTTTCTGTTGACACCTCGAA ATTAAAGAATGAGAGAGCTAGTCATGGGGAGCACTACAAGCCAACAGACTTGGAGCATCTAGCCAACATGTTCACTCATGGG ATCTGTATATTTCCGAGCCTCTATGGTTTGAAGATAATGCAGGAGCGAGCCTCATCCCCAACCGAGGTCGCCGCTCTCCTTATTTACGGCATGGCACTGTTCTTTTTGTTCACTACGTCCACCATGTATCACTCACTCTCATTTGCTAGGACTAAAAG CAAGCTAAAGCACTGTTTGCACATTGGTGACCGAGCAGTGATCTATATCTTCATTGCTGCTTCTTACACTCCTTG GCTGCTGCTGAAGGACTTCGGAGGTGTGGACAATTTCTTCATGTGGGTGGTCTGGGTCGGGGCTGTACTTGGCATTATCTACCAGTTCCTCTTCCACAGCAA ATACAAGTCGCTAGAGGTAGTGTTTTACCTTATTATAGGAATTTGTCCAGCTTATGCAGTCACACACATG ACAGATCCATCAGGTGTGCATGAGCTTGCTGTGGGGGGAGTGATATATGTGGCTGGGGTCCTGTTCTTCAAGTGTGATGGCATTATTCCATTTGCCCACGCCATCTGGCACTGCTTCGTGTTCCTTGGCGCATTCGTTCACTTCTACGCCATAAATACATATCTGGTCGGCCAGCATGGGAAAACTGAAAACATTGTTGACAGAATGGTTTGA